In a single window of the Acinetobacter sp. CS-2 genome:
- the hisD gene encoding histidinol dehydrogenase, protein MGKLMRRLSTQDQSFKQAFADLLAFETVSDPELLKTVDQIIADVRLHGDAHVLKLTQQFDRHPAHQFSDLELTQEQLKAAFDGLTTEVREALELAANRIREFHQAQKQDGWTYVDALGNTLGQKITPLDRVGIYVPGGLASYPSSVLMNAVPAHVAGVPEIIMVVPAPNGELNPLVLAAAYLAGVHRAFTIGGAQAVAALAYGTETIPSVDKITGPGNRFVAAAKRAVFGQVGIDMIAGPSEILVYAEGENNAKWLAMDLLSQAEHDTVAQAVFITPDEQLLNDVEQAIEEHLAALPKAEIARTSIANRGALVLVKDRQEAIDLINQVAPEHLELCLDESQEMAEQIRHAGAIFMGRYTPEAIGDYCAGPNHVLPTSGTARFSSPLGVYDFQKRSSLIMCSQEGVKTLAKTADILAQQENLDAHARSARYRYQ, encoded by the coding sequence GTGGGTAAATTGATGCGACGTTTATCGACTCAAGATCAAAGCTTTAAACAGGCCTTTGCTGACTTGTTGGCTTTTGAGACAGTTAGTGATCCTGAACTTTTAAAAACCGTAGACCAAATCATTGCTGACGTACGTCTGCATGGTGATGCTCATGTTCTTAAACTCACTCAACAGTTCGATCGACATCCAGCGCATCAATTTTCTGATCTAGAACTCACTCAAGAACAACTTAAAGCAGCTTTTGACGGTTTAACAACAGAAGTTCGTGAAGCATTAGAATTGGCTGCAAACCGTATTCGTGAATTCCATCAAGCACAAAAGCAGGATGGCTGGACCTATGTCGATGCTTTAGGGAATACCTTAGGTCAAAAAATTACCCCGCTGGATCGTGTCGGTATTTATGTACCGGGTGGCTTGGCATCGTATCCATCTTCCGTATTGATGAATGCGGTGCCTGCGCATGTTGCCGGTGTGCCTGAAATTATCATGGTGGTTCCTGCGCCGAATGGTGAGTTAAATCCATTGGTATTGGCCGCGGCATATCTGGCTGGTGTGCATCGTGCATTTACCATTGGTGGTGCGCAAGCGGTTGCAGCATTGGCTTATGGTACTGAAACCATTCCCTCTGTCGATAAAATTACTGGTCCAGGTAACCGTTTCGTAGCAGCAGCTAAACGTGCTGTATTTGGTCAAGTCGGTATTGACATGATTGCGGGACCTTCTGAAATTTTGGTCTATGCTGAAGGCGAAAACAATGCCAAATGGCTGGCGATGGATCTCTTGTCCCAAGCCGAGCATGACACCGTTGCCCAAGCAGTTTTCATCACACCGGATGAACAGCTTTTAAACGACGTTGAACAGGCGATTGAAGAACATTTGGCGGCTTTGCCAAAAGCTGAAATTGCTCGTACTTCAATTGCCAATCGTGGGGCATTGGTTTTGGTGAAAGATCGTCAGGAAGCGATTGACCTCATTAACCAGGTCGCACCAGAGCATTTGGAGCTTTGCCTGGATGAATCACAAGAAATGGCTGAACAAATCCGCCATGCGGGTGCGATTTTTATGGGGCGTTATACGCCTGAAGCCATTGGTGACTACTGTGCCGGACCAAATCATGTGTTACCAACCTCGGGCACAGCACGTTTCTCATCACCACTCGGTGTATATGATTTCCAGAAGCGTTCCAGCCTGATTATGTGTTCGCAAGAAGGCGTGAAAACTTTAGCGAAAACAGCCGATATCTTGGCGCAACAGGAAAACCTGGATGCCCATGCACGTTCAGCACGTTATCGTTATCAGTAA
- the filE gene encoding putative pilus assembly protein FilE produces MKSILTLCVVQLSFSHAGEFYTIIGPDGRPMVVQQKSAPKNKETEGSKSSSVERRVQETHSVTHSPNNQPDIKVITTQTTTLSQLPVKNKVAIQSLTKKASTQVDTAKIPQSTYLEPETEKKQKVLAQPQPLPKTVEEIVPLATSTPKELKEAKDAENYVTVDGTQYIKNEYLEDKEFNLEGKKRFYAMPEGIIDTKHGATRLQMVEREKGVSKSLLQSFFKKNQKQDSGPITLSSTYYRVSQADAVNSLGQQCIQDKKIKNAKTVSLDKEVNVWPRAPLKEHFDFEIVKISNAIQNVQINSYASRQQNPTFYWPFVVFLDTNGCVLEGAGGFKNHETAESFTSHEKIEGIIHIPSQSRYMLLTPLASAIDLENKALTNQGQLKLIAIR; encoded by the coding sequence GTGAAATCGATACTTACGCTATGTGTGGTGCAGTTATCTTTTTCTCATGCGGGAGAGTTTTACACCATTATTGGGCCAGATGGTAGGCCTATGGTCGTGCAACAAAAATCTGCGCCCAAAAATAAAGAAACTGAAGGAAGTAAATCTTCCTCAGTAGAGAGGAGAGTTCAAGAAACTCACTCGGTCACTCATTCCCCCAATAATCAGCCAGACATCAAGGTTATTACAACTCAAACTACAACATTATCGCAATTACCGGTGAAAAATAAAGTAGCAATCCAAAGCCTTACAAAAAAAGCTTCTACCCAAGTAGATACAGCTAAAATACCGCAATCGACCTATCTAGAACCTGAAACTGAGAAAAAGCAAAAAGTTTTAGCACAGCCTCAACCCCTGCCTAAAACGGTGGAAGAAATTGTACCTCTCGCTACCAGTACGCCTAAAGAACTGAAAGAAGCTAAAGATGCAGAAAACTATGTCACGGTTGATGGTACGCAATATATAAAAAATGAATACCTGGAAGACAAGGAATTTAATCTGGAAGGGAAAAAACGTTTTTATGCTATGCCGGAAGGCATCATTGATACCAAGCATGGAGCGACACGCTTACAAATGGTCGAGCGTGAAAAAGGGGTGAGTAAATCTCTGCTGCAATCATTTTTTAAAAAGAATCAAAAACAGGATAGTGGTCCTATTACCTTGTCATCGACTTATTACCGGGTTTCCCAGGCTGATGCTGTGAATAGTTTAGGTCAACAATGTATTCAGGACAAAAAAATTAAAAATGCGAAAACAGTCAGTCTGGATAAGGAAGTCAATGTCTGGCCACGTGCACCATTAAAAGAGCATTTTGATTTTGAAATTGTGAAGATTTCCAATGCAATTCAGAATGTGCAGATTAACTCTTATGCTTCGCGACAACAGAATCCGACCTTTTATTGGCCATTTGTGGTTTTTCTAGATACCAATGGATGTGTACTTGAGGGAGCAGGAGGCTTTAAAAATCATGAAACTGCCGAGTCATTTACTAGCCATGAAAAAATTGAAGGAATCATTCATATTCCTTCTCAAAGCCGATATATGTTGTTGACTCCTTTAGCCAGTGCGATAGATCTAGAAAACAAAGCACTCACCAATCAGGGTCAATTAAAATTAATAGCAATTCGCTAA
- the hisG gene encoding ATP phosphoribosyltransferase has translation MSDMRNDDPNFDVMGNFDHGLTLALSKGRILKETLPLLETAGINLLEDPDKSRKLIFPTTHKQVRILILRASDVPTYVENGAADLGVAGKDVLMEHGAQNVYEPLDLKIANCKLMTAGKVGMVRPKGRLKIATKYVNLTRQYYASLGEQVDVIKLYGSMELAPLVGLGDYIVDVVDTGNTLRANGLEPLEEICKVSSRLIVNKASFKRKQALLNPILAQLEKAVEERESKK, from the coding sequence ATGAGCGATATGAGAAACGATGATCCAAACTTTGATGTTATGGGCAATTTTGATCATGGTTTAACTTTAGCATTAAGTAAGGGACGTATTTTAAAAGAAACTTTACCTCTGCTAGAAACAGCAGGAATTAATTTACTGGAAGATCCGGATAAATCCCGTAAATTGATTTTCCCAACGACCCATAAACAGGTCCGTATTTTAATTTTACGCGCTTCTGATGTACCGACCTATGTGGAAAATGGTGCAGCGGATTTGGGTGTTGCAGGTAAAGATGTGCTGATGGAACATGGCGCACAAAATGTATATGAACCATTGGACTTAAAAATTGCCAACTGCAAACTCATGACAGCGGGTAAAGTCGGTATGGTTCGTCCGAAAGGCCGTTTAAAAATTGCCACTAAATATGTGAATCTTACACGTCAATACTATGCCAGCCTGGGCGAGCAAGTCGATGTGATTAAGCTTTACGGTTCGATGGAACTTGCGCCATTGGTTGGTTTGGGTGATTACATTGTTGACGTGGTCGATACGGGTAATACCCTACGTGCCAATGGTTTAGAGCCTTTGGAAGAAATCTGCAAAGTATCTTCACGTTTAATTGTGAACAAAGCCAGTTTCAAACGTAAACAAGCACTGCTTAATCCGATTCTGGCACAGCTTGAAAAAGCAGTTGAAGAACGCGAAAGCAAAAAATAA
- a CDS encoding DUF6160 family protein translates to MKKFTKLALVSSLAISANAMAMQAMDDASLGATTGQDGINIGIGISRITIDKLFVHDNDGLSTKDATGTVIPTTALGGTGNAGAISIKGAKNSETITLTNGGTIDRKDQGIFIGANYQSLLATGNLADLQIDSDAGSGSGNTAFINIAAQVSGLEIHIGEIGVTASGANDPAVNIRRGGNDSNYNAILSGLSVKTGKMTANIQLGAAPQGAMIKLDSVMQGGLEIKNLGILDNSTNGAVVAVHPTAGPISTTGPGEIFIESIKVADANSTNLTMKASVSVFGESAANKGFVRIVSTNDKIDNYVKGIHLGSRTAGSIGDVEVQGLQTFYGASYDKGSMISISGH, encoded by the coding sequence ATGAAAAAATTTACTAAACTTGCTTTAGTTTCTTCATTAGCAATTAGCGCAAATGCGATGGCAATGCAAGCAATGGATGATGCTTCATTGGGTGCTACTACTGGTCAAGATGGTATTAACATCGGGATCGGTATTTCTAGAATTACGATCGATAAATTATTCGTTCATGATAATGATGGTTTAAGTACTAAAGATGCTACTGGTACAGTTATTCCTACTACTGCTTTAGGCGGTACTGGTAATGCGGGTGCTATTTCAATCAAGGGTGCAAAAAACTCAGAAACAATTACATTAACCAATGGTGGTACCATTGATCGTAAAGACCAAGGTATTTTTATTGGTGCAAACTACCAATCATTATTAGCTACTGGTAACCTTGCTGATTTGCAAATTGATAGCGATGCTGGTTCAGGGAGTGGTAATACAGCATTTATCAACATTGCAGCTCAAGTTTCTGGTTTGGAAATCCATATTGGTGAGATTGGTGTAACAGCATCTGGTGCAAATGATCCTGCTGTTAATATCCGTCGTGGCGGTAATGATTCTAACTACAATGCGATTTTAAGTGGTTTGTCTGTTAAAACAGGTAAAATGACTGCCAATATTCAATTGGGTGCAGCGCCTCAAGGTGCCATGATTAAATTGGATTCTGTAATGCAGGGTGGTCTTGAAATCAAGAACCTAGGTATTTTAGATAATTCAACAAATGGTGCTGTGGTTGCAGTTCACCCAACTGCTGGTCCAATTAGTACTACAGGTCCAGGGGAAATCTTTATTGAAAGCATTAAAGTTGCTGATGCCAATTCAACAAACTTAACTATGAAAGCAAGTGTAAGTGTATTTGGTGAGTCGGCAGCGAATAAAGGCTTTGTGCGTATTGTAAGCACAAATGACAAAATTGATAATTATGTTAAAGGCATTCATTTAGGTAGCCGTACTGCTGGTTCTATTGGTGATGTAGAAGTTCAAGGTTTGCAAACATTCTACGGTGCTAGTTATGATAAAGGTTCTATGATTAGTATTTCTGGTCATTAA
- the pabB gene encoding aminodeoxychorismate synthase component I translates to MNEPVFFQKLLTKQQLNPTEILLCLSHLNHVVYLKNVKQPVIAILASEYMLMQNNKIQKFTRTSLNKYQQKNEPIDFNQFFKQDLQNHTSDFNGGLIGFISYDEAAQQHVNIQSKNQPSLFLGIYCSYIKLTDQGWTFFSHEHEAEAIFQVLQNALQNKNKPSKENQNFTLTRPCTARWTKKQYVNAFNQIQDYIRAGDCYQINLTQEFTTKAQGLLLDTAEAFWQLTDAPYSGYLKINDFELLSCSPELFIKFEANRKITTKPIKGTMPRYSDVAQDEQSKQSLIHSKKDQAENVMIVDLLRNDLSVYAETGSVKTPKLFEIESFNQVHHMVSEVTARLRQDINPFHVLMSALPGGSITGAPKIRAMQIIEELEGAPRGAYCGSMGYFNFDGTGSWNILIRSIQKYQNDISVWAGGGITIASDCDAEYQECFDKVSAMLDLLNTWYKPNQQKSDS, encoded by the coding sequence ATGAATGAGCCTGTTTTTTTTCAAAAATTGCTAACCAAGCAACAGCTTAATCCTACTGAAATTCTTTTATGCTTATCGCATCTTAACCATGTGGTTTACTTAAAAAATGTAAAGCAACCTGTCATTGCAATTTTGGCTTCTGAATATATGCTGATGCAAAATAACAAAATTCAGAAATTTACCAGAACATCGTTAAACAAATATCAACAAAAAAATGAACCAATTGATTTCAATCAATTTTTTAAGCAGGATTTGCAAAATCACACCTCCGATTTCAATGGTGGTTTAATCGGTTTTATCAGTTATGATGAAGCTGCCCAACAACACGTCAATATTCAATCCAAGAACCAGCCCTCTTTATTTTTAGGCATTTATTGCAGCTATATTAAACTGACCGATCAAGGCTGGACCTTTTTTAGTCATGAACATGAGGCTGAAGCGATCTTTCAGGTACTTCAAAATGCCTTGCAAAACAAAAACAAGCCAAGTAAAGAAAATCAAAATTTCACCCTCACTCGACCTTGTACCGCACGCTGGACTAAAAAACAGTATGTGAATGCCTTTAATCAGATTCAAGATTACATTCGGGCAGGTGACTGTTATCAAATTAATTTAACTCAAGAATTTACAACCAAAGCACAAGGTTTGTTGTTAGATACAGCAGAAGCGTTTTGGCAATTGACTGATGCACCTTATTCAGGTTATCTCAAAATCAATGATTTTGAATTATTAAGCTGCTCTCCCGAACTGTTTATCAAGTTTGAAGCAAATCGGAAAATCACCACAAAACCGATTAAAGGCACTATGCCCAGATATTCAGATGTTGCGCAAGATGAGCAATCCAAGCAAAGCTTAATTCACTCTAAAAAAGACCAAGCCGAAAATGTAATGATTGTTGATTTACTGCGTAATGATTTGAGCGTATACGCTGAAACAGGCTCTGTTAAAACACCAAAACTTTTTGAAATTGAGTCATTTAATCAAGTTCATCATATGGTGAGTGAAGTCACTGCTAGATTAAGGCAAGATATCAATCCTTTTCACGTTCTGATGTCAGCTCTTCCGGGCGGTTCAATCACAGGCGCTCCCAAAATTCGTGCCATGCAAATTATAGAGGAACTTGAAGGTGCTCCACGTGGTGCCTACTGTGGTTCGATGGGGTATTTTAATTTTGATGGTACAGGTTCATGGAATATTTTGATTCGCTCAATTCAAAAATATCAGAATGATATTTCTGTTTGGGCTGGCGGAGGGATCACCATTGCATCAGATTGCGATGCCGAATATCAGGAATGTTTTGATAAAGTGTCTGCCATGCTGGATTTGCTTAATACCTGGTATAAGCCAAATCAACAAAAAAGCGATTCCTGA
- a CDS encoding C39 family peptidase translates to MLEIALGSALMYYAAKEAFEIKKKPAEAVYYTETLDSRQDSFTRMHREAVLIKPAVEDQFRGIVHQAYDYSCGSAALTTLLNGYVDVGVTMTEQQVMNGLLKFGETEKIVERRSFSLLDMKRFVGAIGFESGGYKGEFSDLVKQGQPAIVPISYAGFKHFVVFKAYKNGRVYVADPAVGNISFDETRFKDIWENNTLFLINVAPEKRKSLLALQDTDLRHVEDATVNRYAFVNMQYPQFYMDKIANKASTIRLDKNLNEDSEKFGESTYNFLRLYYKSK, encoded by the coding sequence ATGTTAGAGATCGCGTTAGGCTCGGCATTGATGTATTACGCTGCCAAAGAAGCCTTTGAAATTAAAAAAAAGCCAGCGGAAGCTGTGTATTACACTGAAACCTTAGACTCTCGCCAAGATTCATTCACTCGAATGCATAGAGAAGCAGTCCTCATTAAACCTGCTGTAGAAGATCAATTTAGGGGTATTGTACATCAAGCTTATGACTATAGCTGTGGATCAGCAGCATTAACGACCTTGTTAAATGGTTATGTTGATGTTGGTGTAACCATGACAGAACAACAAGTTATGAATGGTTTGCTTAAATTTGGTGAGACCGAGAAAATCGTCGAGCGACGTAGTTTTTCCTTACTTGATATGAAACGCTTTGTCGGAGCAATCGGTTTCGAAAGCGGGGGATATAAAGGCGAATTTTCCGATTTAGTGAAACAGGGACAACCAGCCATTGTGCCAATTTCTTATGCAGGATTTAAACATTTTGTGGTGTTTAAAGCATACAAGAATGGCCGTGTTTATGTAGCTGACCCTGCAGTGGGTAATATTAGTTTCGATGAAACACGTTTCAAGGATATCTGGGAAAACAACACCCTATTTTTAATTAATGTCGCACCTGAAAAGAGAAAAAGTTTATTAGCACTTCAGGATACAGACTTACGACATGTCGAAGATGCAACTGTCAATCGCTATGCTTTCGTTAACATGCAATATCCGCAGTTCTATATGGATAAAATTGCCAATAAGGCATCAACGATTCGTTTAGACAAGAATTTAAATGAAGACTCGGAAAAATTTGGGGAATCGACATATAATTTTTTACGTCTTTATTACAAAAGTAAATAA
- a CDS encoding NUDIX hydrolase yields the protein MDDYSLIQLLQHRLRFSTRIKPAHAAVLIAITDESDPKVLLTRRSLYLSNHAGEVSFPGGKRDPQDTSNIVVALREAYEETALNPFDVQLIGDLPMQKARNGMLVKPVVGLIPPEVELIPQPAEIDRIFFASLSSLMNAPPIPYEVRYAHQSLYFPSMRVENEVVWGLTARMLVSLFQYGLDYQKEWPFLLNSPTFHSNKIKYGK from the coding sequence ATGGATGACTACTCATTAATACAATTATTACAGCACAGGTTACGCTTTTCTACACGTATCAAGCCTGCTCATGCAGCTGTACTGATTGCCATTACTGATGAGTCTGATCCCAAAGTTTTGCTCACGCGCCGTTCTTTATATTTATCCAATCATGCCGGGGAAGTTTCTTTTCCGGGGGGGAAAAGAGATCCGCAAGATACCAGTAATATTGTGGTGGCTTTGCGCGAAGCCTATGAAGAGACCGCACTGAATCCATTTGATGTGCAACTGATTGGCGATTTGCCCATGCAAAAAGCCCGCAACGGGATGCTGGTCAAACCTGTGGTCGGGCTGATTCCGCCTGAAGTGGAACTTATTCCTCAACCAGCTGAAATTGATCGAATCTTTTTTGCATCACTGAGTAGCTTAATGAATGCACCGCCCATTCCCTATGAGGTGCGTTATGCTCATCAGTCTTTGTATTTTCCCAGCATGCGTGTGGAAAATGAGGTGGTTTGGGGATTGACGGCACGAATGTTGGTTTCACTGTTTCAGTATGGTTTGGATTATCAAAAGGAATGGCCATTTTTATTAAATTCGCCCACTTTTCATAGCAATAAGATTAAATACGGTAAATAA
- a CDS encoding NUDIX hydrolase has product MNFCVICGHKTTEKIPLGDHQLRRVCTDCGNIHYVNPKVICGALVLWENKVLLCRRAIEPRYGLWTLPAGYMELFETMEQGAARETREEAEAEVEIEQLYCMYNIPRIGQIYVLFKANLVNGIFGAGEETIESRLFDEHEIPWSELAFPSVERTLRHYFEDRKTASFSMHLETLGTRLDHTG; this is encoded by the coding sequence ATGAATTTCTGTGTAATTTGCGGACATAAAACAACGGAAAAAATTCCACTCGGCGACCATCAATTACGCCGCGTTTGTACAGATTGCGGCAATATTCATTACGTCAATCCCAAAGTTATTTGCGGAGCACTGGTGCTGTGGGAAAATAAGGTTTTGCTGTGCCGCCGTGCCATTGAACCGCGTTATGGGCTATGGACCCTGCCCGCAGGTTATATGGAACTGTTTGAAACCATGGAACAGGGCGCTGCCAGAGAAACCCGCGAAGAGGCTGAAGCTGAAGTCGAAATCGAACAGCTCTACTGTATGTACAATATTCCCCGAATTGGACAAATTTACGTTCTGTTCAAGGCTAATCTCGTCAATGGCATATTCGGTGCTGGTGAAGAAACCATTGAGTCGCGTTTATTTGATGAACATGAAATTCCTTGGTCTGAACTGGCTTTTCCCAGCGTAGAACGGACCTTAAGACATTATTTTGAGGATCGTAAAACTGCTTCATTCAGCATGCATTTAGAAACTTTAGGTACCCGCTTAGATCATACTGGTTAA
- the hisC gene encoding histidinol-phosphate transaminase, protein MLTMTTEKMRFWSPEVRELEPYVPGEQPKIQNLLKLNTNENPYPPSPKVVEAVQAVLANSADVLRLYPDPDASELKQAIAKQQKVAVENVFVGNGSDEVLAHIFKAFFVQELPVLYPDITYSFYPVYSQFFGVKTKVLPLNDDFEIVVDDYKQANGGIIITNPNAPTSIALGLSAIEDVLQANPDSVVVIDEAYVDFGAESAVKLVEKYDNLVVCQTTSKSRSLAGLRVGFAIAQPHLIAALEAVKNSFNSYPIDRFAIAAAVASFEDQEYFEAQNEKVIASREKLVAQLAELGFKVLPSSANFIFASLASRDAAELAAELRERGIIVRYFNKPRINQFLRITIGTDEQNQRLVDTLRNDILA, encoded by the coding sequence ATGTTGACCATGACCACTGAAAAAATGCGTTTTTGGAGTCCTGAAGTACGTGAACTCGAACCTTACGTACCCGGTGAACAACCCAAAATCCAAAACTTATTAAAACTCAATACCAATGAAAATCCCTATCCGCCATCACCAAAAGTGGTCGAAGCGGTTCAAGCGGTATTGGCCAATTCAGCAGATGTATTACGTTTATATCCTGATCCAGATGCTTCCGAGCTAAAACAGGCGATTGCTAAACAACAAAAAGTTGCTGTTGAAAATGTCTTTGTGGGCAATGGTTCTGATGAAGTCTTGGCACATATTTTTAAAGCATTTTTTGTCCAAGAGTTGCCAGTGCTTTATCCGGACATTACCTATAGTTTTTATCCGGTTTACAGTCAGTTCTTTGGGGTAAAAACCAAAGTTTTGCCATTGAATGATGATTTTGAAATTGTGGTGGATGATTATAAACAAGCCAATGGCGGGATTATTATTACCAATCCGAATGCGCCGACCAGTATCGCACTGGGTTTGTCAGCCATTGAAGATGTGCTTCAGGCCAATCCAGATTCAGTGGTCGTCATTGATGAAGCTTATGTGGATTTCGGTGCTGAATCGGCGGTAAAACTGGTTGAGAAATACGATAACTTGGTGGTTTGCCAAACTACATCTAAGTCTCGTTCACTGGCGGGATTACGTGTCGGTTTTGCCATTGCACAGCCACATCTCATCGCTGCCCTTGAAGCGGTGAAGAACAGTTTTAACTCTTATCCGATCGATCGTTTTGCGATTGCAGCAGCTGTAGCATCTTTTGAAGATCAAGAATACTTCGAAGCGCAAAATGAGAAAGTGATTGCAAGCCGTGAAAAGTTGGTTGCCCAATTGGCTGAGCTTGGCTTTAAAGTTTTGCCATCGAGTGCAAACTTTATTTTTGCGTCATTAGCGAGTAGAGATGCAGCTGAGCTTGCTGCTGAATTGCGCGAACGTGGCATTATCGTACGTTATTTTAATAAGCCCCGTATCAACCAGTTCCTGCGTATTACCATTGGTACCGACGAGCAAAACCAGCGTTTAGTCGATACCTTGAGAAATGATATTTTAGCTTAA
- a CDS encoding OmpP1/FadL family transporter produces MYKIRLRPLAAAIIVSGCSSATFAQLGTNLSVDVRSLSMGNAVTADPPGISAIHFNPAALTKIEGLQTDVQGILANFDIQREFSVPAGYNVFGYSDDPMVCNDGPEISSDLCTDFKGTVNGDVEYVSLYVPVLKKMVDLGEGLPMAAPTAGIAYNPPGSKTTFATAMYAPLVAGFGAENGNPANYMGQQVALERITYLSPSIAYQVNDELSVGASIGMSYQAIGLKTDLRFPNELIGMLRMIDEVVCTPFKENSDIITDILLLGICNAQEGMNPFGRFGQMQLALEQSLSPSYNLGVLWEPTEDFSFGMVYQSAAKMRLKGKYHIDNAKAPRELINGLMSSPTGQILAAILGFPNNIPASESGLVSMDFEYPAHFQAGIKYKLLPDLQVNFDVGWTDYKAWDKFKFEFDRQISALKIAKLLSENIGDSSLALPLQFTSPWNYGIGLEYSATDRLKLRAGYEPRTSAIPDNKRNTMVPINNAQLFGLGVGYRFDADTDLDLSIGFLRSKDNIPANTSSLANQTGVNNILLNPYAGLNVKTNTKVTILGLNYRTRW; encoded by the coding sequence ATGTATAAGATTCGACTTCGCCCGTTAGCTGCAGCAATTATCGTCTCGGGCTGTTCAAGTGCAACTTTCGCTCAATTAGGTACTAACTTATCTGTTGATGTCAGATCATTGAGTATGGGAAATGCGGTTACTGCAGATCCTCCTGGTATTAGTGCAATTCATTTTAACCCTGCAGCTTTGACCAAAATTGAAGGTCTGCAAACCGATGTGCAGGGGATTCTTGCTAATTTTGATATCCAACGGGAATTTTCTGTTCCTGCTGGTTATAACGTATTTGGCTATTCAGATGACCCGATGGTGTGTAATGACGGGCCAGAGATTTCTTCCGATTTATGTACAGACTTTAAAGGCACAGTGAATGGGGATGTTGAATACGTCAGTCTATACGTCCCAGTATTAAAAAAAATGGTGGATCTTGGTGAAGGTCTACCCATGGCTGCACCTACAGCAGGTATTGCTTACAATCCACCAGGTTCAAAAACAACTTTTGCAACTGCAATGTATGCACCTTTGGTTGCCGGTTTTGGTGCGGAAAATGGCAATCCTGCGAATTACATGGGGCAACAGGTTGCTCTAGAAAGGATTACCTATTTATCTCCATCTATTGCCTATCAAGTGAATGATGAGTTATCCGTGGGTGCTTCTATAGGTATGTCATACCAAGCCATTGGTTTAAAAACGGATTTGCGTTTTCCCAATGAATTAATTGGTATGTTACGAATGATTGATGAGGTCGTTTGTACACCTTTTAAAGAAAACTCGGACATTATTACTGACATTCTGTTGTTAGGTATATGTAATGCCCAAGAAGGTATGAACCCATTTGGCAGGTTCGGGCAAATGCAGCTTGCTCTGGAACAATCACTTAGCCCAAGTTATAACCTGGGCGTATTGTGGGAACCGACTGAGGATTTTAGCTTTGGTATGGTATATCAAAGTGCGGCAAAAATGCGTTTGAAAGGTAAATATCACATTGATAACGCAAAGGCACCACGTGAGCTGATCAATGGTTTAATGTCATCTCCTACAGGTCAAATTCTTGCGGCAATTTTGGGGTTTCCTAATAATATTCCTGCAAGTGAGTCAGGTCTGGTTTCAATGGATTTTGAATATCCAGCCCATTTTCAAGCAGGAATAAAATATAAGCTTTTACCTGATTTACAAGTCAATTTTGATGTGGGCTGGACAGACTATAAAGCGTGGGACAAGTTTAAATTTGAATTTGACCGACAAATTTCAGCATTAAAAATTGCCAAATTACTTTCTGAAAATATTGGTGATTCTTCTCTGGCACTTCCACTGCAATTTACTTCACCTTGGAATTATGGGATAGGTCTGGAATATTCTGCAACAGATCGTCTGAAATTACGTGCCGGATATGAACCGCGTACTAGTGCAATTCCTGATAATAAGCGAAATACAATGGTGCCGATTAACAATGCACAATTGTTCGGCTTGGGGGTAGGTTATCGTTTCGATGCAGATACCGATCTGGATTTATCGATTGGTTTCTTACGCAGTAAAGATAACATTCCAGCAAATACCAGTAGTTTAGCAAACCAAACGGGTGTGAATAATATTCTACTAAATCCATATGCAGGTTTAAATGTTAAAACGAATACCAAAGTCACAATTTTAGGCTTGAACTATAGAACACGATGGTAG